AGCAATTGGCGGTATTAGCGTATAAACCAGCCCGCAATGGCCGCAACGGCGTGCACGCCACACTTAATCACCCGGCAAGCTGAGTGGTAGTCGATCTTCTGCTCACGATAACGCAAAACCGCATTCTTGCGAAACGCAGTCCTCACGCATCGCTAAGACAACGCTTAACGCCGGCCTGACACCATCAGGCCGCTGAACCCACGGGAAGCAGACGACGTCGACAGCGATAAACGCACGTCGAAAAGGCGCTGATTCGCAGCGGACTAGACACGCCTCGCAAAACCTAGAGTAAAAATGGACAACGCGGAAGTTGTGGCGGAACCCACCATCGGCACCATGGAGTGGCTCGACAAGAACCTcaagaagatgatgatagTGCTCTCCTCCTTGTCGCTGCTCTTCTGCGCGGCCCTCTGCGGGTACACGGTGTACATCTTCGGGTACATCGCGGACAAGACCATGTACAACCTGGCCGTCATGATGGCGGTGTTCGTGGCGGCGCTGACCCTCAGCGACATCGTGGGCCTCTTCGCGGCCGCGTTGGAGTCGGAGGGGTTCACCGCCCTCTTCACGTACAACAACATGTGCGCCACCATCACGACGCTGGTGCTGTCGGGCGTGCACTTCGGCAAGGCCGTGTACATCGGCAAGCAGTTCAGGGCGGAGGACAACCTGGCGAGCACCTTCTTCGTGACGGCGACGGGGCTGATCACCATGGCGATCCTGCACGCGACGATGGTCTTCATAGGGTTCAGGTACAAGCGCCTGCTCTCCCGCAGGGCCAACGTCATCGAGCTCAAGCTCAACGACACCGTGTTCACGACCATCAACGACCTCAACCAAACGCAAGCGATCAGCTTCCCGAAGACGCTAAACGCAGTCTGAGCTCGCGGACTCGCAGTACgggcggcagcgccgcaTTCGGACGGGGTGCAGTCCCGGCCCcaacacgcagcaacgCCTGCGTCCGAGGGCCGCGTGCGACTCACCAAACATATGTGCATCCTTTTTCTAGCTAACGCGCAGCGCTACTGGCTGCCTAAGAGTAATATAACATTGATACATGTGCTGCGGAGGGCGGCCGGCCGGCCGGACTAGTAGTGCCTGGACGCGGCCTCGGGCGTCCAGACCACGGGGTGGCTCTCGGGCGTCGCGTCGGGGTCCTGGATCCATATCTTCACCGTTTTGTCGCACTCGGCGGTGATCAGGCGGCTCTCACTCATGTCGAACGCGCAGCCGAAGATGCCGTTCTCGCTCTCGAGGGAGCCCTTCTGCACCACGCTCTCGAGCGTCTGGAACTTGTAGCCGCTGTGCCAGTCCCAGAAGTGCAGCTGGCCGTTGTTGGAGCCCGCGACGAGCACCGACGACTCGCCGTCGTCCTTTATGGCCGCGCAGTTCAGGATCGAGTTGTGCCCGCCGATGTTGCGGTGGAACACGCCCTCGGGGCACTTCCACACCTTGACGTTGTCCGCGCCCGCGCTGCAGAACGTGTACTCGCTGGGGTGGATGGCCATCGCGCGGATGCTCTTCTTGTGGTTGGTGAGGGTGGCGAGCGTCTTGCCGGCAGCCAGGTCCCACAGGCGGACGGTCTTGTCCTGGGAGCCGGATATCACCTGGGGCTCAGCGCGCTGCGACGCCAGGCTCATGATGGTCCCGCTGTGCCCGGTGAACACGTGCACCGACTCCTTAGTGCGGATGTCCCACACGCGCACGACGGCATCACGGCCGCCGCTGAACAGCACGTCCAGGGCGGGGTGCAGGGCCAGCGAGTACACTCCCGACAGGTGGCCGTGGTAGCTGCGGATCACCTTGTTGTGCTCGATGTCCCAGCACTTCACCGTGTTGTCCTCGCCGCAGCTGAACAGGTACGGGTGGCGGTCCGAGATCTTGAGGTCGCGCACGGCGTTGATGTGGCCGGTCAGCGAGAGCTTCAGCTGGCACGTGGCCAAATCCCAGATCTTTATCAGGCGGTCAGAGCTGCCGGTCGCGAACCACTGGTTGGACACGTCGACGGACACGCAGTGCACCCAACCCTGGTGGCCGACGATCATGCGGTACATCTTCCAGGGGGGGTGCCACTTCGGCTTGGTGCGGCGGATGGTGTCCGTTTTCGGCTTGATGCCGAGGGTTGCGATAGAGTGGCCGCCCGCAACTGTCTCACGCAGGTAGGACGTGATGGCGCTCGAGCCGGCGCTGTCGCCGTCGACGACGGCACGGATAGCGCCGTGCTCGTGCCGCTTGGCGGAGTCGCCGGCGCCCagcgccagcagcggcCGCTTGCGCACGATGCCGAAGTTTACCTCGTCGGACACGGCCGCGTCCAAGTAAGCCAGCTTGCTAGACGCGGGGCGCGAGCTAGCGAGCGCGGCGTGCAGCCCGTCCACGACTTCCGCAATCGGGGTCTTGGCCTTGCGGACGTTGATGGTTGGCGCGTCCTTGGCGGCCTTGGGCGCCGCAGAGTCCTCGCTCTGGCCGCTTCTCGCCGGCACATTGGCAGCCTTCGGCTGGTAGTTCAGCACGGGGCCATATTCCGACAGAATCTTGCACGAAAGGCGGCGCCGCGTGAACTCGTCCAAAGGGTTGAAGGGGTGGGCAGCAAACTCGCCGGCGAACAGATTAAGCGATTTGTAGATGTTGGCCCGCAGCAGGCGGTCGTAATGGCCCGGCCTCGCCGCCGCGCCGTCGGCCATCTCGCTGAGCGGGGCAGGCGACCGATTACCGGCTGAAGCAACGGTCAGCGCATGGAATCACGCGCGTCACGGGGCTGTGTCCGCAATTTTGCGCGGAGAAGGTTCGATAATGGAAGGTACCGAGTAACGGCAGCCCATCCCTCGGATTCTGAGGCGCAAGCACCATCACCGAACCACGCGGGAAAGACCTGGACGCCTACACAGCCAACACCTACAGCGGCCTACGTACCACGTGGTGAACTGGAGACCAACTAACAAGGCTGCAGACAGTACACACCCGGGGATGTGGACAAGCTGGAGTCGAGGCAACGCGCGCGGAACGCGACGCAAACACACCCTCCCGTAAGGCCACAGCCGCAGCGGATAAGGGCTTAGGGCACACCCTGTCGAGCTAGACATGTCGTCTGAGTGCGACGGTGTCGCCGCCAAGCCCAGGCCGGGCCACGCGGACCAGGGTTCGGAGGAGGCGGCaaaggagctggaggacgTGACTTCCAGCGTCGTCCGCACCATGGAGGAAGTGCAGAGGAACATTTGTATGCAGGAAACCGTGCAAAGCACCCGCCAACTCGTCCACCAGGCGTTGAGTTGCACGCCGAGGGAACGTGTGGCGAAAATCAACGAGCAGTTCCACGTCATAAAGGACCTGGTCGAGTCGCAGCTGGCGGACGACGAGCTCAGGACGCAGACGTTGCAGTGTATCGAGAAGAGCATCATGTGGGAGAGGCCGGCCGATACCATCGCGGTAAGTCCGGAGGTGTCCCACGTCGCACAACGCGCAGCGGGAGATCGTGGAGCTGTGTTTCCACAGCCTCGGTACGCAGACCAGCGTGCCGCAGTATGAGGTGTGCCTGCGCATCCTGAGCAACCTGCTGGATGGTTCGCTGgtgtgcgcggcgtccagCTCGTTCGACGCTCTGCTGGGGCTGTTCGCCAGGCTGATAGAGGGCGTGCCCGTGGACAACGGCGCGTCTGCGGACGACACAAACGAAGGCGAATGCAGCAACAACGAAGAGAGAGCGCGGCGCATGCAAATGTTGTCTGGAGTGTTCGATTTGCTGATCAAGCAGAAATCGCACTCCAAGTACTTCACCAAACTCCTCCCCAAAATGGAAAAGTTCTTCGCGAGCGCCAAGATAGGTAAGCGCGCATTTGCATTTAATCGAACGCCACCGCAGAGAACGACGAGTTCCACTACGCAGTCATCAAGGTCACCTGCCAGACGCTAAAAACTTGCGCCAACGCAACCGAGATGAACGTGAAGGACGTCGAGCTGCTTACTAGGAACGTGTTCAACGCCATAGTGgagctcctgcagcaggcGGACTCCTACGACCGCCGCGCCGCGTTGATGGCCTGCATGGCCCTGCTCACCGGCAGCGGCCTCAACAAGACCCTGCTGGCCGAAATCACCGCGGGGGACCTGCTCTTCAGGCTCAACGAGGGCTGGCAACACGAGGCCATGGTGGGAATCTGCATCATATCGGTTTTCATAGAGTGCCTGCACCACATGCGCGACGAGGACTTCACCGCCGTCGCGGACAACTGCCTCAGGCTGCACAACGTGTACTCCAGCACCGACGACTACCACATGCGCGAAAGGCTCATCGCCTTACTGCACGCGTTCACGAAGAGGCTCAGGGGCGCTTACGACGATATCAACTACAACGACCTGCCCATGTTCCAAGACATTGCGGCCGTGCTCTTCCACAAGGCAACGCACGAAATACAGGCGCTCAACGCCCCCAGGGCCATGTGGAACGACGGCGCCTACGTCAAGTTCGTCAAATCGACCATGCCTGCGCTCATCAAGATGGCGGTGAACTGCGTGGCGGCCATATCAGTGGCGGAGCACGCGGAGAAGCCAAAGCCCAGCACGCCGAACAACACGCCTGTGCTCGGAATAGCCGTGCAGGACGGTGGCGACAGGTCAACCACGGTGGTAAAGGTGGAGGAGGAAAAGCTAGCAGTCGGTTCGGCGGTTGAAGAcgagccgcagctgccgctGACCAAGCGGAAGCTGACGCAAATAGAGTCCCTGGAGATATGCAAGAGCATCTGCTCTATATTCAACGCGGGTGCGACGGCAAGGGCCGTGATGAACGACCGAGATAAGTTGGGGGGCTCGAAGGACCACCTGCTGGATCATCGGGAGATCAAGACGTTCATCAAAATGGCGCTGAAAATGTTCGTCGGCGCATTCAGGCCCACGGCGCTGAAACAGTGGATAAAGCTCTTGATTCCGGTGGTCTTCGTCATGAGCCTCAAGGACAGGTTCGTGATCACCGTCCTGGACTGCTTCAGAAAGGGCTACGTGGAAACGTTCGCGCCGCACATGCTCACCTTCATCCTACAAGTGCTCAAGAACAAGAGCAACGTGGTGGACTACGTCAAAAAGGTGGCCGCCTACAGCGAAGGGGTCATCGGCCTTTTCTCGCTCAACGACTGGGAGCCCCGCGCCAACAAGCTGGTGGAGGAGGACGGGGAGGCGATGCTCGACCTCGCCCAGGCGATTGCAAGGCACATGTTCAAGTCGTTCTCCGACGTCCCGGAGGCCTTGACGGCCTGTCAGGTCGAAATACGGTACCTCATGACGGCCATCTCCAGGCTCAGTGTCAAGCAGACCCACCCGTACATCCCCGTGGCAACTGCCATGTTCAAGGGCATCAACAAGTTGCAGGAGCACTCGGGCGCGCTGCAGGTGCTGCGCGTGCCCATCGAGACCATCGTGCGCAAAGTCGTCAAGGGCGGGGCGCACGCGCACCGGGACTGGCTGAAGCTCATGATGGCAACCGTCGCCAGGGGGCCGTTCAAGTCGGAAGTGGCGACCATGTGCGCCAAGCCCGTGCTGTGCATACTGCGGGATTTCAAGTGGGACCTGGTGCCGGACGTGCTGGAAATGCTGGACTCGTGGGCGGAGAACCTCCCGCCGGAGGAATTCTACAGCCTACTGGCGCCGGTCACCATATACAAAACCTGCACGGTCAAACCGCACTTCATCGAATGCCTCAGCAAGTACCTGCAGGACGAAACGCTGCCCCGCTTCAGGCAAAATGCGCGGCTAATCATGCACATGCTTTCCAAGATCGGGTCGTACGCGATTAAGTATACCAGAGACCTGCCTCTCACGCGCGACATACCACACGCCATCGCCGTGCCAGTAGAGACGTATCAACTGGGAATGGACGACGGTGACGATGAGCTGTCAACCGATATACCA
This genomic stretch from Babesia bigemina genome assembly Bbig001, chromosome : III harbors:
- a CDS encoding membrane protein, putative; the encoded protein is MDNAEVVAEPTIGTMEWLDKNLKKMMIVLSSLSLLFCAALCGYTVYIFGYIADKTMYNLAVMMAVFVAALTLSDIVGLFAAALESEGFTALFTYNNMCATITTLVLSGVHFGKAVYIGKQFRAEDNLASTFFVTATGLITMAILHATMVFIGFRYKRLLSRRANVIELKLNDTVFTTINDLNQTQAISFPKTLNAV
- a CDS encoding WD domain, G-beta repeat containing protein, putative is translated as MADGAAARPGHYDRLLRANIYKSLNLFAGEFAAHPFNPLDEFTRRRLSCKILSEYGPVLNYQPKAANVPARSGQSEDSAAPKAAKDAPTINVRKAKTPIAEVVDGLHAALASSRPASSKLAYLDAAVSDEVNFGIVRKRPLLALGAGDSAKRHEHGAIRAVVDGDSAGSSAITSYLRETVAGGHSIATLGIKPKTDTIRRTKPKWHPPWKMYRMIVGHQGWVHCVSVDVSNQWFATGSSDRLIKIWDLATCQLKLSLTGHINAVRDLKISDRHPYLFSCGEDNTVKCWDIEHNKVIRSYHGHLSGVYSLALHPALDVLFSGGRDAVVRVWDIRTKESVHVFTGHSGTIMSLASQRAEPQVISGSQDKTVRLWDLAAGKTLATLTNHKKSIRAMAIHPSEYTFCSAGADNVKVWKCPEGVFHRNIGGHNSILNCAAIKDDGESSVLVAGSNNGQLHFWDWHSGYKFQTLESVVQKGSLESENGIFGCAFDMSESRLITAECDKTVKIWIQDPDATPESHPVVWTPEAASRHY